The window GCGCGGCCCCGAGGAGCGCATCGCCCATGTCGGGAACCTGCGCGACGCGGACGCGGGAACGCTTTTGCGTGCCATGCGGTCGGATCTTCTGCTGTGCATCCTGGCCGAGGCAGGACCGTTGGCCGTGTTGGCCGAACTTAAGAGAAGGGTCCCGGGGCTTCGTGCCCGCAACCGCTACTTCACCACCTGCGACGTATGCGTCGATCTCTTTCTCAACCCCGACGTCCGCCCGCATCTGGCCGCCCTTCTCGACGACTATTCGAACACCTCGAAACGGGCCTGTCATGGTTGAGACTGTCGGACTCTCTTTGTGTCTGACCCGGAACTGCAACGCGGCCTGTCGCCATTGCGGGGTCTTGGGCGCTCCCACGACCGGGGGAACCATGGGCGTGAAGGATGCCCGCGGCTACCTCGTCGAGGCGGCCGGGCTCGAAAGCCTTCGCAGCGTCTCGTTGACCGGGGGCGAGCCCATGCTTTTTCCCGACCTCGTGCGCGATACCCTGCACGCCTCTCACGAACTGGGGCTCGAAGCGGAACTGGTCAGCAACAGCTTCTTCGCAACCTCCGAGGCCGCGGCCATGAAGTGCTTGTCTCCCCTGGTCTCCCTCGGTCTCACCACCTATGTCACGAGCCTCGATCTTTTCCACGCGGAATTCGTACCCCCCGAGCGGGTGGGAAACGCCGTGCGCGCGGCCCTGGCCCTCGGACTCGGCGTGGTGCTCAAGATCCTCGACCGCGGCCCCGGAGCCATGCCCCCGGACGAAACGCGCCGGGTCATCGGAGAGGCCCTTGATTCCCCGAGGCTTCGTCAAGCGCGCGGCGCGCTTGTCCTCGCGGGCCGCGTGCGGTCGCGCGACCATGCGACGTCCCGCCCCGCAGCCGCCTGGCAAGGCGCCTGCGACAAAGTCCTGCGATATCCGGCCGTGACTCACGACGGCCTTTTCTACGCCTGTTGCAGCTTCGGCGAAGGGGCACGCCTCGTGGGCGACGCAACGCGCGAGCCCCTCCTGTCGCTTCTGCACGACATGCGCGGCGATCTGCTCCTCAACATCCTCTCCTGGCGCGGCCCCGCCGGAGTTCATGGAATGCTTGTCGAACGAGGACTTGCCGATCCCGGCCGCCTCTTCCTCGGACCGTGCGACCTGTGCACCTCCCTTTGGGAAGACCCCGATCTGCGCCCAGCCACAGCCTCTCTCGTGGCAGACCTCACGGGCAGCCTGCACACCCTCGCCTGAACCCTCCGCCGCCCTCGCGGCTCGCTTCCCCACCCCGGCGCGGCCGCACAAAGCAGTTGACCCCGAGCTTGTTACAATAATAACATGTTTGTGGCGACGATGCCGGACGCAGCCCTTTAGATTGAACGAGTGGTCATACGTTCACGCAAATACGGCTGCCGGACCACAAACGCGAGCGCGAAAAGAGATACACGCGAGTTAGCCATGAGCGACGCGCCCACGACCGCACCCGGCGGCATCCTCTTCGACCCCCAGGATCACGAGCTTTTGCGCATCGTCAACGACGTGCTCGCGCGCGGCCACGGTTCGTCCTGGAAACGGCTGCTGGCCCCCTACCTGCACCCGCACGGCATCAAGGAGCTCTCCGCCTCCAAGGGGCTGCGCATCGCCTACGCCGTCATCCATCTGCTCGGGTCGCTCGAACGCGGCAAGGCCGAAGACCGGCTCGCGGCGCTTCGTGGCCTTCGCGACGAGGTGCTCTCGGCCCCGGAAAGCGCCCTGCGCATCAACACCGCGCGCGTGCTCGTGCAGATCATGAAGGAACTCGTCCGCGCCAAGGGGCATTCGCGGCGGCAGCTCGAACTGGCCCACGATTTCCGTCGTGCCGTGACAGGCAAGCCCTTGGTCATCCGTGCCGAGCTCGCCAAGCACCATCTCCTCGAAATGCCCGAGGAGTGGAATCAGATGTGCTTCGACGACCATGTGCACGACGCCAACACCAAGGGCCGCAAATCGCCCACGCACCTGGTCATGGACGCCTGGATCAAGGGCATCCGCAAGCTCACGGTGGTGACCTACAACCACATTCAGCCCGATGCCGCCCAGGAACTGCTCGAAGCGGCCGTGATCATGAACATCTCGGCCAGGGTCGGAGTCGAATTCAGAGCGCGGCATCAAGGGCGCTTCGCAAAACTCCTGTGGACGCCGCGCGGCTTCACCGATTGCGACGAATTCCTGGATTTCCTGCGCAAGCCGGCCATGCGCGAATTCTGCGAGCAGGGTCGCCAGGTTTCGCTTTACCAGCAGCGCTATGTCTGGAGCGTGCTCGACAAGTACAACCGCGAGCTTCGCCTGCGCATCGGCCGCGAATACGGCGTGGACCTGCCCGAGTTGACGCACGAGGGCTTTGCCGCCCACGTGGGCGCGGGGCAGCCCTCCACCTACCACCTCGGCCACTTCATCGGGCAGCGCATCGACAAGGCACGGGGCGAGTCGGCCCGAGAAAGAGCCGACGCGGTCGGCCTGCCCGAGGAAGTTGATGCGGAATCCATCGTCGATCGCTGGCTGCAACCCTCTGCCAATCCGGACATCGAAAACACCTTCGCTCCCATTGAAAACGCCGAGGCGCCAGAACTCCTCTCGCTCACGGCCCGGGAATTGTGCGAGCGCATCGCGTCGCTGCACGTGAACAATTGGATCACCCTGGACCTCTCGGGGTTGACCGTGCAGGACGTGCTCTTCCTGCTCTACGACTGCCGGGGCGCTATAACCCACCTGGAAATTTTCAACCTGCGAACCCACGAA is drawn from Alkalidesulfovibrio alkalitolerans DSM 16529 and contains these coding sequences:
- a CDS encoding radical SAM protein, which encodes MVETVGLSLCLTRNCNAACRHCGVLGAPTTGGTMGVKDARGYLVEAAGLESLRSVSLTGGEPMLFPDLVRDTLHASHELGLEAELVSNSFFATSEAAAMKCLSPLVSLGLTTYVTSLDLFHAEFVPPERVGNAVRAALALGLGVVLKILDRGPGAMPPDETRRVIGEALDSPRLRQARGALVLAGRVRSRDHATSRPAAAWQGACDKVLRYPAVTHDGLFYACCSFGEGARLVGDATREPLLSLLHDMRGDLLLNILSWRGPAGVHGMLVERGLADPGRLFLGPCDLCTSLWEDPDLRPATASLVADLTGSLHTLA